One Formosa agariphila KMM 3901 genomic window, TACGCCATTTAGGATTTGGTGCGCGATTTGTTTCCGGATATATCGTACAATTAAAATCTGACGAAAAATCGTTAGATGGCCCTTCTGGCCCTGAGGAAGATTTTACAGACTTACACGCTTGGGCAGAGGTTTATCTTCCTGGTGCGGGTTGGATTGGTTTCGATGCGACCTCTGGATTATTAGCTGGAGAAGGCCATATTCCGCTTGCCTGTACACCGTCGTTTGAAAGTGCTGCTCCTGTAAGTGGAATGACAGATATTTGTGAAACAGAATTCGAATTTGAGAATTCAGTAAAACGTATTTTTGAATCTCCTCGCGTTACAAAACCTTATACCGAAGAACAATGGAAAGCCATATACAAACTCGGATTTAAAGTAGAAAAAGAACTTGAAAAAGGCGATGTAAGATTAACCATGGGTGGAGAACCTACTTTTGTGTCTATAGACGATATGGAATCGGAAGAATGGAACACAGCTGCCGATGGTCCTCACAAACGCGAGCTTGCAAAAAATTTAGCAGCAAAAATATACGACGAATACGATAACGGTAGTGTATTGCACCAAGCACAAGGAAAATGGTATCCAGGAGAACCATTACCACGTTGGCAAATAGAACTGTGTTGGAGAAAAGACGGAAAAAAGATTTGGCATAATAAGAAGTTATTATCCCTATTTTCCGATAATCCGCCACTTCCAGAAAATGCATCCGAATTATTTTTAAAGACCTTAACTCAGAAATTAGATATTACAGATAAACACATTATTCCTGCCTACGAAGATGCGTTTTATTTTATGTGGGAAGAAGGTAAATTACCTATAGATGTAGACCCTACGGTAGACGATGGTGCTTTATTAGTAAAAGATAAATTAAAGCAAATCCTTAAAGATGGAAAGTCGAAAGCTATAGGCCATGTTTTACCTTTAAACAATACCTCAGAGACATGGTACACTAATGCTTGGAGTTTTAGACGTAAACACTTATTCTTAATTCCAGGAAACTCTCCTATCGGATTACGATTACCTCTAGACTCATTGCTTAGAGATCCAGAATTTGGAGAATTTCCACAGCAACAACCCGATAATTTTACAAAAAAGAAAAAACTTCCTAGCTACAAGAACATTGTTTTAAGACGTTCTAGAAAAGTTAAAGAAGACGGTATTTCTGAAGACACCAATAACTATTTTATCCGTACTGGTTTATGCGCCGAGGTTAGAGATGGTAAAATGCACTTATTTTTCCCGCCTTTAGATACTGCCGAAATCTTTTTAGACCTGGTATCTTCTATTGAAGCTACAGCAAAAGAACTTAAAATCCCAGTGGTTTTAGAAGGTTACGATCCGCCAAAAGACAACCGATTAGAATCTATGAAAATTACGCCAGATCCTGGTGTAATAGAAGTAAATGTTCAGCCTGCAAAAAACTGGGGAGAACTTACACATAACACACTAACCTTATACAGACTCGCCAAAGAGTCGCGTTTAGGTACCGAAAAATTTATGTTAGATGGCAAACACACCGGAACCGGAGGTGGAAACCATGTAACCTTAGGAGGCGTTACGCCTAAAGACAGTCCACTACTGCGTAAACCAAGTTTACTAAGAAGTTTACTAACCTTCTGGCAACATCATCCTGGGCTATCGTACTTATTCTCTGGAGCTTTTATCGGAGCGACCAGTCAGGCGCCACGAATTGACGAAGCGCGTATGGAAAATCTATACGAACTAGAGATCGCATTTAGTCAGATTCCAAAAAATGGAAAAGTTCCGTTTTGGTTAACCGACAGATTATTCCGTCACTTATTAACCGATTTAACAGGAAATACACACCGTGCAGAATTCTGTATCGATAAATTATATTCTCCAGATTCATCGTCTGGACGTTTAGGAATATTAGAGCTTCGTGCTTTCGATATGCCGCCACATCCACAGATGAGTTTAATGCAAAACCTACTAGTGAGAACATTAGTTGCATGGTTTTGGAAAAAACCTTACGAGCACGATTTAGTACGTTGGGGAACAGAATTACACGATAAATTCTTAACAGAACATTATGTAAGAGAAGATATTAAAGATATTGTTAGTCAGCTTAACAAAGCCGGATATAAATTTAAGGAAGACTGGTTTAACCCATTCTTCGAATTTAGATTCCCGCTTCATGGTATGGTCGAAATTAATAACATTAATTTAGAGTTACGCGCCGCTATCGAACCTTGGAATGTTTTAGGAGAAGAAATGACTGGAGGCGGAACAGCAAGATATGTAGACTCGTCGGTAGAACGTATTCAAGTTAAGGTGTCTCACTTTACCGAAGAGCGTTATGTACTAAC contains:
- a CDS encoding transglutaminase family protein yields the protein MALKIVITHKTKYKYDRLVSLSPHIFRLRPAPHSRTPIEAYSIKITPEEQFFNWQQDPFGNYMARLIFPEKTKELTVEVEIIADLKTINPFDFFVEESAEEYPFTYTDTIKKELLPYLEVTESGPLLQDFLKTIDVTPRKTIYFLIDINQKIYQYLKYNIRMDPGVQSCEETLDHRTGSCRDYAWLFVQTLRHLGFGARFVSGYIVQLKSDEKSLDGPSGPEEDFTDLHAWAEVYLPGAGWIGFDATSGLLAGEGHIPLACTPSFESAAPVSGMTDICETEFEFENSVKRIFESPRVTKPYTEEQWKAIYKLGFKVEKELEKGDVRLTMGGEPTFVSIDDMESEEWNTAADGPHKRELAKNLAAKIYDEYDNGSVLHQAQGKWYPGEPLPRWQIELCWRKDGKKIWHNKKLLSLFSDNPPLPENASELFLKTLTQKLDITDKHIIPAYEDAFYFMWEEGKLPIDVDPTVDDGALLVKDKLKQILKDGKSKAIGHVLPLNNTSETWYTNAWSFRRKHLFLIPGNSPIGLRLPLDSLLRDPEFGEFPQQQPDNFTKKKKLPSYKNIVLRRSRKVKEDGISEDTNNYFIRTGLCAEVRDGKMHLFFPPLDTAEIFLDLVSSIEATAKELKIPVVLEGYDPPKDNRLESMKITPDPGVIEVNVQPAKNWGELTHNTLTLYRLAKESRLGTEKFMLDGKHTGTGGGNHVTLGGVTPKDSPLLRKPSLLRSLLTFWQHHPGLSYLFSGAFIGATSQAPRIDEARMENLYELEIAFSQIPKNGKVPFWLTDRLFRHLLTDLTGNTHRAEFCIDKLYSPDSSSGRLGILELRAFDMPPHPQMSLMQNLLVRTLVAWFWKKPYEHDLVRWGTELHDKFLTEHYVREDIKDIVSQLNKAGYKFKEDWFNPFFEFRFPLHGMVEINNINLELRAAIEPWNVLGEEMTGGGTARYVDSSVERIQVKVSHFTEERYVLTCNGVKINLNNTGVKGEFVASIRYKAWNPHSSLHPTIDVDTPLVFDIIDTWNKRAIGGCTYFVAHPGGRSYETYPINSYEAESRRINRFWDIGHTQGEIFEVEKIEQDDNNSSRNVEIHGSSRKYKYQEQPVNSEFPYTLDLRKK